Within Streptomyces antibioticus, the genomic segment GAGGAGATCCGCCGCGGCGCCGCCCGCCGCCGGGGGCTGCGCGCGGCCGCCGGTGCCGCCGCGACCTGCGTGATCGCGGGGCTCGCGGTGCTCCTCCCGCTGCGCCTGTTGGCGGACGACGCCCCGGGCGCGCCCACCGCGCCCCTCGCGCCGCCCCCGGCCACCAGACCCTCGGTGTCGCCCAGCCCGCCGGCCGTCACCGACCGGGCCACGGCGGTCCCTTCCCAGGGGACCGGGGACCGCGATGCCCGCGGCGCCACCGATGCGCCGCGCCCGGTCCCGAGCCCGAGCCTTCCGGAGACGTCCGTTCCTCGTGAGACCCAGGGCCGGGATCTCCGCCGGGCCACGACCCCGGCGGATCGGTCGCCCACCTCCCGCTGAAGCGGCTGGGCGGTTTCCGTCAGGGGTGCCCGTGCGTGCCCTCGTGCCCGGTCTCGGCGGGCGGCGGTGCGGTGTGGCCCGCCCCCGCCCCGGTCCCCGCCGTCACCGTGAACGCCGCCGTCCGCACCTCGCCGCCCACCTTGAAGTCGAGGAACAGCCGGTAGGTGCCCGCGCTCGGGGTGGTCGCGGCGAAGGACACCGCGGGGCCCGAGGTGGTGTCGCCCTCGGCCGCGTCGTGCGGGTGGACGTGCAGATAGGCCAGGTCGCCGGAGCGCAGGGTGACCAGATGGCCGTAGGCGCCGAGGTAGGGCTGGAGGCGGGTGACCGGGTCGCCGTGGGCGTCGCGGACCGTGAAGGTCAGGTCGCTCTCCCGGCCGAGGGCGAGGGAGCCGTCGAGCGTGACGGTGTAGCCGTCCACCGTGGCGGTCGGCGAGGGCGGCGGCAGTTCCGTGGCCGCGTAGCGGCCGGTGACCGTCAGGTCGGCACCCAGGGTGAGGCCCTTCTCGGCGCCCGCCGGGACGAAGTCCGCGAAGACGCGGTAGGCGCCCGCAGCCGGGAGGGTGACCGGCGTGCTCCAGGTCCCGTCGGCGGCCCGGACCGGGTGCAGATGGCGGTACGTGGTCAGGTCGCGTGAGGCGACGATCAGGTGGAGCTGCTTGCCGTGGGCACGGTCGTAGGCGGTGAGCGCGTCGCCGTGGGCGTCCCGGACGACGAACTCCAGGGTGCCGGGGCGCCCGGCCGGGAGGGCGGTGGTCCGCAGGTCCAGGGTCAGCCCGCGCTCGGAGACCTGGAGTCCCGCGGGGGTCTCCACGCGGGCCGGTGGAGCGTGGCTCTCGCTGTGCGCGGCGGGTTCGGGGTCCGCGTCCAGCGGCCCGATCCCCACGCCGATGCCGTAGGCGGCGCCGAAGGCGGCCCCGAGCGCCGCCGTGAACGCGCCGATCTTCTGGAGGGGGTTCATCGCGGGCTCCCGTCCTGGCTCCATACCCATGGGGGGTATCCGGTTGGATGGGGCACAGCCTATACCCCGAGGGGGTATAGCGAAAGTGGAAGATTTTTGAACGCGTTCAATTACTGGCGTAGGGTGACCCCCATGAGCGACAGAGCCGCCCTGCTGAAGGGCATCCGCGCCTGGCTGGTCTTCTTCGTCGTGTGCCTGGTGCTGAGCGGCGCCACGGCCTTCCCCCTCGTCCATGAACTGCGCTGGACCGAGGACCTGTTGCGGGCGCTGTCCGTGCCGGAGCGTCTGCCCGCCGCCATGGACTGGATCGTGCGGGTCCGTCAGGGGCTCGACACCGCCGACGCCGAGTATCCGTTCCTGCTCTACGGCACGGACTGGCTGGCCTTCGCCCATCTCGTCATCGCGGTCGCCTTCTACGGGCCGTACCGCGACCCGGTCCGCAACATCTGGGTGATCGAGTTCGCGATGATCGCCTGTGCCGGGATCATTCCGCTGGCGCTGATCTGCGGACCGGTCCGGGGGATCCCCTTCTGGTGGAGCGTGATCGACATGTCGTTCGGGGTCTTCGGGGTGATCCCGCTGTATGTCGTCCGCGAGAAGATCAAGAAACTGGAGCGGCTGGGCCCGACCCCCTGGGCCGCGGCCCCCGCCGGAGCCGCCCTCCGGGGCTAACTCTCCTTGCGTACGGCGGTCAGGGTGTCGATGCGGTTGGTGGTGATCGAGTCGACGCCCAGCTCGACGAGGCGCCGCATCGAGCGGCGGGTGTCCGGCGTCCACACGGAGAGCAGGTGACCGCCGTCGTGGACCCGGGCCGCGAGGTTCCGGTCGACCAGGGAGAAGCGGTAGTTGAGCCAGCGGGGCTGCACCGCCGCCAGCAGGACGGGGCGCGGCGGGGCCAGGCTCGTCCAGGTCAGGGCGATCTCGGCGGACGGGTCGGCCGCGCGCACGGCGAGCATCGCGGTGGCGTCGGCGCAGTAGTAGACACGGTCGGCGGCCCCCGCTTCCCGTACGGCGTCCACCACCCGGCGGGCCGTGCGCGGCTCCCGGGTGCCGGGCAGGTCGATCATCACCCGGGCGCCCTCGGTCGCCGCGAGCGCCTCCGCGAGGGTCGGCACCCGGCCGGCGGTCAGCCCCTGCACCTCGGCCGCCGACAGCGAGGTCAGCGGGCGGTCCAGTTCCCACAGCCGCTTCAGCGTGGCGTCGTGCAGCAGCACGGGCACGCCGTCCCGGGTGAGCCGTACGTCGATCTCGACGGCGTCCGCGCCGCGGTCGAGCGCGGAACGCAGCGAGTCGATCGTGTTCTCACGGAAGCGGTACGGGTCGCCGCGGTGGGCCACGGCAGTCACGGTCTGCATGGGCCCATTGTGGCGGTCAGGGGGCGAGCCACTCCGCCGTGTAGGTGTCGATCTCGTCCCTGATGCGGGCCTTACCGGGCGCGTCGAGGAAGGACGCCTCGACCGCGTTCTTCGCCAGGCCGGCCAGGCCGCGCTCGTCGAGGCCGAGCAGCCGGGCGGCGACGGCGTACTCGTTGTCGAGGTCGGTGCCGAACATCGGCGGGTCGTCGGAGTTGATCGTGACCAGGACGCCGGCCCGCACGAACTCCTTGACCGGGTGCTCGTCCAGGGTGCGCACCGCGCGGGTGGCGATGTTGGAGGTCGGGCACACCTCCAGCGCGATGCGGTGCTCGGCGAGGTGCGCGAGCAGCTTCTCGTCGCGGGCGGAGCTGGTGCCGTGTCCGATGCGCTCGGCCCGCAGATGGGTGAGCGCGTCCCACACCGTCTGCGGTCCCGTGGTCTCCCCGGCGTGCGGCACGGAGTGCAGCCCTGCGGCGATGGCCCGGTCGAAGTAGGGCTTGAACTGCGGGCGCGGTACGCCGATCTCGGGGCCGCCGAGCCCGAAGGAGACCAGGCCCTCCGGGCGGATCCGGTCGGAGGTGGCGAGCCGCGCGGTCTCCTCGGCGGCCTCCAGTCCGGCTTCGCCGGGGATGTCGAAGCACCAGCGCAGTACGGTCCCGAACTCCGCCTCGGCCGCCTTGCGCGCGTCCTCGATCGCCTCCATGAACGCCCGCTCGTCGATCCCGCGCCGGGTCGAGGAGAACGGCGTGATGGTCAGCTCGGCGTAGCGCACCTGCTGCCGGGCCAGATCGCGGGCGACCTCGAAGGTGAGCAGCCGGACGTCCTCCGGGGTGCGGATCAGGTCCACGACCGACAGATACACGTCGATGAAGTGCGCGAAGTCGGTGAACGTGAAGTAGTCGACCAGGGCCTCGGGGTCCGTGGGCACCTTGGAGTCGGGGTGCCGGGCGGCCAGCTCGGAGACGATCCGGGGGGAGGCGGAGCCGACGTGATGGACATGCAGTTCGGCCTTGGGCAGCCCCGCGATGAACCCGTGCAGATCACGGGCGCCGGCATCCGCGGTGGGGCCCGCGGGCACGGCCGGCACGTCGGAGGCGTCGAAACGATCGGTCAAGGTGGTCCTCCCCGGGACAGCGCCCCCGGCCGCAGGGGCCGGCCGGAACGCGGATGATCGGCTGATCGATGGGTCGAGATCATCGTAGGCGCCGGACGCCCAGACCCGGGGCCGCCCCTGACCGGGGGCCCGCCCCCCTCCGCACCCGGCCGTCCAGGGGCCGTAGCATGACGGAACGTACGACTGAGGGACTGAGGGAGGGGACACCGCGTATGTCCGACGACGTGCCGACTCCGGCCGGGGACGCCGGACGCGATCCGTGGCCCGCGCCCGCATCCGACGGGGACGGCGGTCCGCAGGACGCGGGTCCCAAGGTGCCGTTGGGCAAGGCGGACCCCTGGGCCGCGCCGGGTGGGCCCGGTGCCACTGTGGCCTCCAACGAGCCGATGGCCCCGGCGCCGCCGTCCGTGCACGACCAGATGACCGTCACCTCCCTGCCGAGTGTCACCCCGGACCAGCCGTGGGCCAGTCCGGTCGCCCCGCAGGTCCCGGGCGGCGGCCTCGGTTCCTTCCCGCCGCCCCACCCGGCCACGGCGTCGACGGCGGGGGGCCCGCCCCCCAACCCCTTCGCGCCGCCCCCGCAAGCCGGTCAGGTCCCGCCGCCGCCCCTCTCTCCGGACGGACCGGGGCAGGTGCAGGTGCCCTACGGCTATCCCGGTGGTTACGGCTACCCGCATCATCAGCACGGTGGGTACCCCGGCTGGCCCGGGCCCGGCGGCGAGAGCAACGGCATGGGGATCACCGGGCTGGTGCTCGGGATCATCTCGGCCGCGGTGTTCTGCCTCTGGCCGGCGGCGATCGTCCTCGGCATCATGGGCGTCGTCTTCGGCGCGATCGGCCGCGGGAAGGCGAAGCGCGGTGAGGCCACCAACGGCGGTCAGGCGCTGGCCGGGATCATCTGCGGCACGGTCGGCATCGTCCTCGGCCTGGGCCTCGGCGTCGTGTTCTTCTTCGCCCCCGCTTCCTGACCCCTCCTGAGCGTCACCTCGCTCAGGTCTCTCTCAGCCGCCGCCGCGCCTCCATCAGCGCGAAGCCCAGCAGGTTCGGGCCGCGCCACCGCTGCGGGTCCAGCGCCGCTTCGTCGTCCGCCGCGAGGCCGATCCCCCACACCCGGTCCACCGGGCTCGCCTCCACCAGCACCCGCTCCCCGGTGCTCAGCAGGAACGACCGCAGACCCGGGTTCGAGGCGAACTTGTGGACGCTGCCCTCCACCACGATCCGGAAGCGCTCCCGCTCCCAGACCGTGTCGTCGAAGCCGCGCACCAGCCGCCCCGCCTTCTTCGCCTGCGAGGGATGACCGGCGGCCAGCGCCAGCCGCTCCGCCTCGGCGTCGCCGAAGAGCCGCGCCTTCTCCGCCATCATCCAGTGCTCGGCCGTCGCATAGGTGACCCCGTCGACCACGAAGGGCGACGGCCACCACTGGCTCAGACAGCTCGGGCCCAGCCGGCCGTCCGGCAGCGGCCGGTGGCCCCAGAAGAGCAGGTACTTGACCCGCGCGCCTGATCGGACCTCTGCGACCAGGCTTTCCGTGTCCTTGATGTCCGTGCTGTCCTCGATCCTCTCCATGACACGCCAGCATGGCAGGCACCACTGACACTGCGTCCTGCCTTTTCCGTCTCGACTCGACACCTGGTCGACAGATTCCGTCGCGTAACCAAAAGGCAACAACGGAATCACTTGTTGGAGTGCTATCGCTCTGTCAGGATCGTCACTCAAATCGAGCTGGAGCTACGCACCCGCCCCTGTGGACAGTGGGGGCGAAGGCGGAGGAGAGGGACATGCAGGACCGGTTCCCCGCACAGGAACGATTCACGGACGGCGCCCAGTACATCGCGGGCCGTCTCACCCACGGCACCTCGGGCCGCACCCACGCGGTCGTCGACCCCGCCACCGGCGAGGAGGTCTTCACCTACGCACTCGCGTCGACCGCCGACGTGGACGCGGCCGTCGCCGCCGCCCGCGCCGCCTTCCCCGGCTGGGCCGGGGCCACCCCGGGCGAGCGCTCCGACGCCCTGCACCGCTTCGCCGCCGTCCTCGCCGACCGCGCCGAGGAGTTCGCCCGCGCCGAGTCCCTCCAGTGCGGCAAGCCGCTGAAGCTGACCCGGGAGTTCGACGTCCCGGGGACGATCGACAACACCGCCTTCTTCGCCGGCGCGGCCCGTCACCTCCAGGGCCAGTCCGCGGGCGAGTACTCCGGCGACCACACCTCGTACGTCCGCCGCGAGCCCATCGGCGTCGTCGGCTCCATCGCGCCCTGGAACTACCCCCTCCAGATGGCCGCCTGGAAGATCCTCCCGGCGATCGCCGCGGGCAACACGATCGTCCTCAAGCCCGCCGAACTCACCCCGCTCACCTCCCTGCTCTTCGCCCAGGCGGCGACCGACGCCGGGATCCCGGACGGCGTCATCAACATCGTCAACGGCACCGGGCGGGAGGCCGGCGAGCACCTGGTCGGCCACCCCGACGTGGCCATGACCTCCTTCACCGGCTCCACCGGGGTCGGCAAGCGGGTCGCCGAGGTCGCCACCGCCACCGTCAAGCGCCTCCACCTGGAGCTGGGCGGCAAGGCACCCTTCGTCGTCTTCGACGACGCCGACCTGGAGGCCGCCGTGCACGGCGCGGTCGCGGGCGCCCTCATCAACACCGGCCAGGACTGCACCGCCGCCACGCGCGTGTACGTGCAGCGGCCGCTCTACGAGGCGTTCGTCGAGCGGACGGCCGCGCTCATGGAGACCGTCCGGGTCGGCGACCCGTTCGCCCCGGGCACCGACCTCGGCCCGCTGATCTCGCACGTCCAGCGGGACCGCGTCGCCGCCTTCGTCGACCGGGCGCGCGGCTACGCGCGCGTGGTGACCGGCGGTGAGACCCCCCTGGGAGAACTCAAGAACGGCGCGTACTATCTGCCCACCCTGATCGCGGACGCGGCACAGGACAGTGAGGTCGTCCAGTCCGAGATCTTCGGGCCGGTCCTGGTCGTCCTGCCCTTCGACAGCGACGACGAGGGCCTCGCGCTGGCCAACGACACCCCCTACGGGCTCGCGGCCTCCGCGTGGACCCGGGACGTCTTCCGGGCGAACCGGGCCACCAGGGAGATCGCGGCCGGATGCGTCTGGATCAACGACCACATCCCGATCATCAGCGAAATGCCCCACGGGGGCTACAAGGCGTCCGGCTTCGGCAAGGACATGTCCGTGTACTCGTTCGAGGAGTACACGCAGGTCAAGCACGTCATGTTCGACAACACCGCGGTGGCGCGCAAGCCGTGGCACCGCACCATCTTCGGGGACTCATAAGCGACGACGACCGGCCGACCACCACGGCCGGACCTCCCGAAAGGGCACCACGCGCATGGAGCAGTACGAGCCCGACCGCCTGAGCCCGGCCCAGGTGGCCGCCATACGGCGCAGCTTCCGCAACGGCAGGGCGGCCCTGACCCGCCGGTCGCTGCTGCGCGCCTCCGCCGGCGGCGCGCTCACCCTGGGCGGCGTCGGGGCGCTGAGCGCCTGCGGCATCCCCGCGGCCGGCAAGACCGAGGGCGGCACGTCCGCCGAGGACCACTCGGCCGAGGAGAAGACGGTCAGCTTCTCCAACTGGACCGAGTACATGGACGTCGACGACAGCGGCAGGAGTCATCCGACGCTCGACGGGTTCACCAAGCGGACCGGTATCAAGGTCAAGTACACCGAGGACATCAACGACAACAACGAGTTCTTCGGCAAGATCAAGCCGCAGCTCGCCGCGGGCCAGGAGACCGGCCGTGATCTGATCGTCCTCACCGACTGGCTGGCCGCCCGGCTGATCCGCCTGGGGTGGGTCCAGAAACTGGACGCCTCCAACCTGCCGCACGCGTACGCCAACCTCACCCAGCAGTTCCGCAGCCCCGACTGGGACCCGGGCCGGGCGTACTCCTACCCCTGGCAGGGCATCTCCACGGTCATCGCCTACAACAAGAAGGCGCTCGACGGCGTCGAGGTGAAGTCGGTCTCCGACCTGCTGGACAACCCCAAGCTCAAGGGGCGGGTCGGCTTCCTCACCGAGATGCGCGACAGCATCGGCATGACCCTGCTGGACATGGGCAAGGACCCGGAGAAGTTCACCGACGACGACTACGACGCGGCCGTGGCCCGCATCCAGAAGGGCGTCGACAGCGGCCAGATCCGCCGCTTCACCGGCAACGACTACACCTCCGACCTCACCAGCGGGGACTTCGCGGCCTGTATCGCCTGGGCCGGCGACGTCGTCCAGCTCAAGGCGGACAGTCCCGACGTCGACTTCGTCATCCCGGACAGCGGCTACATGACGTCCAGCGACAGCATGCTGATACCCAACAAGGCGCGCCACAAGACGAACGCCGAACGGCTCATCGACTACTACTACGAGCCGGAACCGGCCGCCGAACTGGCCGCCTACATCAACTACGTCTGTCCCGTCGACGGCGTGAAGGACGATCTCGCCAGGATCGATCCGGATGCGGCGGAGAATCCGCTGATCATCCCCGACAAGGCCATGCAGGCGAAGTCCCACTCCTTCCGCTCCCTGAGCTCGAAGGAAGAGACGGCCTACGAGGCGAAGTTCGCGAAGCTCACTGGGGCGTGACGACGATGAAGACCACCGACAACGGCAGCGGCAGCGGCGACGTCCGCCTCACCGGCATCAGCAAGACCTACGGCTCCTTCACCGCCGTCCATCCGCTGGACCTGACCGTCCCGCAGGGTTCGTTCTTCGCCCTGCTCGGCGCCTCCGGCTGCGGCAAGACCACCACCCTGCGCATGATCGCGGGACTGGAGGAACCTTCCTCCGGCACCGTCCACCTCGGCGACCAGGACGTCACCGTCCTGCCGCCGTACAAGCGCCCGGTGAACACCGTCTTCCAGTCCTACGCCCTCTTCCCGCACCTCGACATCTTCGAGAACGTCGCCTTCGGTCTGCGCCGGCGCGGCATCAAGAGCGTGAAGAAGCAGGTCGAGGAGATGCTGGAGCTGGTCCAGCTCGGCGAGCAGGCGCGCAAGAAGCCGCACCAGCTCTCCGGCGGCCAGCAGCAGCGCGTCGCCGTCGCCCGCGCGCTCATCAACCACCCCAAGGTGCTCCTCCTCGACGAGCCCCTGGGCGCCCTCGACCTCAAGCTGCGCCGTCAGATGCAGCTCGAACTGAAGCGGATCCAGACCGAGGTCGGCATCACCTTCGTGCACGTCACCCACGACCAGGAGGAGGCCATGACCATGGCCGACACGGTCGCGGTGATGAACGCGGGCCGGGTCGAACAGCTCGGCTCGCCCGCGGACCTGTACGAGAACCCGCAGACCACGTTCGTCGCCAACTTCCTCGGCACCTCCAACCTCATCGAGGCCGAGGTCGACACCAGGAGCGGCGACGACATCGTCCTCAAGGCGGGCGGCGGCAAGCTGGTGCTGCCCGGCGCCCGATGTTCCGCGCCCGCCGCCACCGGCGGCAAGGTGCTGGTCGGCGTCCGCCCGGAGAAGATCACCCTCAGCCACGCCGACGACGCCGGAGAGATACCCGAGGGCCGCAACCGCATCACCGGGAAGATCGCCAACTCGTCGTTCATCGGCGTCTCCACGCAGTACGTCATCGACAGCACGGTCTGCCCCGAGTTCGAGGTCTACGCCCAGAACATCGAGCGTGACGCCCGGCTGGTCCCCGGCGCCGACGTCGTCCTGCAC encodes:
- a CDS encoding glycerophosphodiester phosphodiesterase, which translates into the protein MQTVTAVAHRGDPYRFRENTIDSLRSALDRGADAVEIDVRLTRDGVPVLLHDATLKRLWELDRPLTSLSAAEVQGLTAGRVPTLAEALAATEGARVMIDLPGTREPRTARRVVDAVREAGAADRVYYCADATAMLAVRAADPSAEIALTWTSLAPPRPVLLAAVQPRWLNYRFSLVDRNLAARVHDGGHLLSVWTPDTRRSMRRLVELGVDSITTNRIDTLTAVRKES
- a CDS encoding adenosine deaminase, whose translation is MTDRFDASDVPAVPAGPTADAGARDLHGFIAGLPKAELHVHHVGSASPRIVSELAARHPDSKVPTDPEALVDYFTFTDFAHFIDVYLSVVDLIRTPEDVRLLTFEVARDLARQQVRYAELTITPFSSTRRGIDERAFMEAIEDARKAAEAEFGTVLRWCFDIPGEAGLEAAEETARLATSDRIRPEGLVSFGLGGPEIGVPRPQFKPYFDRAIAAGLHSVPHAGETTGPQTVWDALTHLRAERIGHGTSSARDEKLLAHLAEHRIALEVCPTSNIATRAVRTLDEHPVKEFVRAGVLVTINSDDPPMFGTDLDNEYAVAARLLGLDERGLAGLAKNAVEASFLDAPGKARIRDEIDTYTAEWLAP
- a CDS encoding DUF4190 domain-containing protein; protein product: MSDDVPTPAGDAGRDPWPAPASDGDGGPQDAGPKVPLGKADPWAAPGGPGATVASNEPMAPAPPSVHDQMTVTSLPSVTPDQPWASPVAPQVPGGGLGSFPPPHPATASTAGGPPPNPFAPPPQAGQVPPPPLSPDGPGQVQVPYGYPGGYGYPHHQHGGYPGWPGPGGESNGMGITGLVLGIISAAVFCLWPAAIVLGIMGVVFGAIGRGKAKRGEATNGGQALAGIICGTVGIVLGLGLGVVFFFAPAS
- a CDS encoding NADAR family protein; the protein is MERIEDSTDIKDTESLVAEVRSGARVKYLLFWGHRPLPDGRLGPSCLSQWWPSPFVVDGVTYATAEHWMMAEKARLFGDAEAERLALAAGHPSQAKKAGRLVRGFDDTVWERERFRIVVEGSVHKFASNPGLRSFLLSTGERVLVEASPVDRVWGIGLAADDEAALDPQRWRGPNLLGFALMEARRRLRET
- a CDS encoding gamma-aminobutyraldehyde dehydrogenase; this translates as MQDRFPAQERFTDGAQYIAGRLTHGTSGRTHAVVDPATGEEVFTYALASTADVDAAVAAARAAFPGWAGATPGERSDALHRFAAVLADRAEEFARAESLQCGKPLKLTREFDVPGTIDNTAFFAGAARHLQGQSAGEYSGDHTSYVRREPIGVVGSIAPWNYPLQMAAWKILPAIAAGNTIVLKPAELTPLTSLLFAQAATDAGIPDGVINIVNGTGREAGEHLVGHPDVAMTSFTGSTGVGKRVAEVATATVKRLHLELGGKAPFVVFDDADLEAAVHGAVAGALINTGQDCTAATRVYVQRPLYEAFVERTAALMETVRVGDPFAPGTDLGPLISHVQRDRVAAFVDRARGYARVVTGGETPLGELKNGAYYLPTLIADAAQDSEVVQSEIFGPVLVVLPFDSDDEGLALANDTPYGLAASAWTRDVFRANRATREIAAGCVWINDHIPIISEMPHGGYKASGFGKDMSVYSFEEYTQVKHVMFDNTAVARKPWHRTIFGDS
- a CDS encoding ABC transporter substrate-binding protein — translated: MEQYEPDRLSPAQVAAIRRSFRNGRAALTRRSLLRASAGGALTLGGVGALSACGIPAAGKTEGGTSAEDHSAEEKTVSFSNWTEYMDVDDSGRSHPTLDGFTKRTGIKVKYTEDINDNNEFFGKIKPQLAAGQETGRDLIVLTDWLAARLIRLGWVQKLDASNLPHAYANLTQQFRSPDWDPGRAYSYPWQGISTVIAYNKKALDGVEVKSVSDLLDNPKLKGRVGFLTEMRDSIGMTLLDMGKDPEKFTDDDYDAAVARIQKGVDSGQIRRFTGNDYTSDLTSGDFAACIAWAGDVVQLKADSPDVDFVIPDSGYMTSSDSMLIPNKARHKTNAERLIDYYYEPEPAAELAAYINYVCPVDGVKDDLARIDPDAAENPLIIPDKAMQAKSHSFRSLSSKEETAYEAKFAKLTGA
- a CDS encoding ABC transporter ATP-binding protein, with product MKTTDNGSGSGDVRLTGISKTYGSFTAVHPLDLTVPQGSFFALLGASGCGKTTTLRMIAGLEEPSSGTVHLGDQDVTVLPPYKRPVNTVFQSYALFPHLDIFENVAFGLRRRGIKSVKKQVEEMLELVQLGEQARKKPHQLSGGQQQRVAVARALINHPKVLLLDEPLGALDLKLRRQMQLELKRIQTEVGITFVHVTHDQEEAMTMADTVAVMNAGRVEQLGSPADLYENPQTTFVANFLGTSNLIEAEVDTRSGDDIVLKAGGGKLVLPGARCSAPAATGGKVLVGVRPEKITLSHADDAGEIPEGRNRITGKIANSSFIGVSTQYVIDSTVCPEFEVYAQNIERDARLVPGADVVLHWSPAHTFGLDAAQDIDAGIQEEAAV